One region of Nitrospira sp. genomic DNA includes:
- a CDS encoding NADH-quinone oxidoreductase subunit J has translation MAFVFFAYFAVVSIVAGILTVALKNPVQCGLALLALLLHVSGLFVMLNAEFLWAVQVIVYAGAILVLYLFVLMLLNLKTDDRYFHAKAPYLLAPAAIGLAYLLFLLVRSPFGGSKGDASTAAILMNGDAHAIGIKMFSDYLLQFEIIGVFLTGAIVGAIVLAKTPKSIETRRDT, from the coding sequence ATGGCCTTCGTGTTTTTCGCGTATTTCGCAGTGGTAAGTATTGTCGCCGGCATTCTGACCGTCGCGCTGAAGAATCCGGTGCAATGCGGTCTGGCGCTCCTGGCCCTGCTCCTTCACGTCTCAGGCCTCTTCGTCATGCTGAACGCGGAATTCTTGTGGGCGGTCCAAGTGATCGTCTACGCCGGCGCCATTTTGGTGCTCTATCTCTTCGTCCTCATGCTGCTGAACCTCAAGACAGACGACCGCTATTTCCACGCCAAGGCTCCGTATCTCCTAGCTCCAGCGGCAATCGGCTTGGCCTATCTCCTGTTCTTGTTGGTGCGATCCCCGTTCGGCGGATCAAAGGGCGATGCCTCAACGGCGGCGATCCTGATGAACGGAGACGCCCACGCCATCGGCATCAAGATGTTCAGCGACTATCTGCTTCAATTTGAAATCATCGGGGTGTTTCTGACAGGAGCCATCGTCGGCGCGATCGTCCTCGCAAAGACCCCCAAGTCGATCGAAACGAGGCGTGACACATGA
- the nuoK gene encoding NADH-quinone oxidoreductase subunit NuoK, with amino-acid sequence MIPLSAYVAVSAVLFATGLLGVLIRRNFIIVLMSVEIMLNAATINLVAFSHYLEAMQGQIVALFIIAIAAGEAAIGLAIIIVVFRGKISTNVDEMNLLKW; translated from the coding sequence ATGATTCCTTTGTCCGCCTATGTGGCTGTCAGTGCGGTGTTGTTTGCGACAGGTTTGCTCGGCGTCCTGATCCGTCGCAATTTTATTATTGTGTTGATGTCGGTCGAAATCATGCTGAATGCGGCCACCATCAACTTGGTCGCCTTCTCCCATTACCTGGAAGCCATGCAGGGCCAAATCGTGGCGCTCTTCATTATCGCCATTGCAGCGGGGGAAGCGGCCATCGGACTCGCTATCATCATCGTGGTGTTCCGCGGCAAGATTTCAACCAACGTCGACGAAATGAATTTGTTGAAGTGGTAA
- the nuoL gene encoding NADH-quinone oxidoreductase subunit L produces MSDSIDLIVKLIPLFPLMAVIVNGLFGHRYSHDLAHRFAWGSVLMSFLCVLAVFTETLRTGAAREVVAYKWIFGGDLTINLAYLIDPLTCIMLLVITGVGFLIHVYSVGYMHGESGFTRFFVYMNLFMVSMLLLVMGNNYVVLFIGWEGVGLCSYLLIGYYYDKVSAAKAATKAFVVNRIGDAGFLLAIFLVFVNFRTLDYTQVMQNAAQLSPEMATAIALCLLVGAVGKSAQLPLYTWLPDAMEGPTPVSALIHAATMVTAGVYMIVRNHAIFDLSPTAMTTVAWIGGLTALFAATIGLVQTDIKRVLAYSTVSQLGYMFLGCGLGAYTAAVFHLMTHAFFKALLFLSAGSVIHALSGEQDIRKMGALKSKIPWTHTLFLIGTIAIAGIPPLAGFWSKDEIMGHAFVHHHYVLYGMAAVGAFLTSFYMFRLTYLTFYGTSRLDHHTAEHVHESPMVMVGPLVVLATLSVIGGFPGVPPENGWFHHFLHSVAGVAGEEHATAPGLMLGLMGTATVIALLGWGLAHYFYSGPSSAADALAARMPGVYTTLLNKYFVDELYDRLFVEPTKQIGRLCDWFDRTIIDGLVRSIDRGTDASSAAITWTEKHVVYAGLNIIGYANHLLARSWRRLQTGMVHQYAAIIVAGLFILVHLILLIWTGSGSNGYLSR; encoded by the coding sequence GTGTCCGACTCTATTGATCTGATCGTCAAACTGATTCCCCTGTTCCCGCTGATGGCCGTCATTGTGAACGGCCTCTTCGGGCATCGGTATTCCCACGACCTGGCGCACCGCTTTGCGTGGGGCTCGGTCCTGATGTCCTTCCTCTGTGTGCTGGCCGTCTTCACGGAAACCCTCCGAACAGGCGCGGCTCGGGAAGTCGTCGCCTACAAATGGATTTTCGGCGGCGACCTTACAATCAATCTGGCCTATTTGATCGATCCATTGACCTGCATCATGTTGCTGGTCATCACGGGAGTCGGTTTCCTGATCCACGTCTACTCCGTGGGGTACATGCACGGAGAATCCGGCTTCACGCGATTCTTCGTGTACATGAATCTCTTCATGGTTTCGATGCTCCTGCTGGTGATGGGCAATAACTACGTCGTCCTCTTTATCGGCTGGGAAGGCGTCGGACTCTGCTCCTATCTGCTAATCGGGTACTACTACGACAAGGTCTCCGCTGCCAAAGCGGCCACCAAAGCCTTCGTGGTCAATCGAATCGGTGATGCCGGATTCCTCCTGGCGATCTTCCTGGTGTTCGTGAACTTCCGAACCCTCGACTATACCCAGGTCATGCAGAATGCCGCACAGCTGTCGCCTGAAATGGCCACCGCCATCGCACTCTGCCTCTTGGTTGGAGCCGTCGGAAAGTCCGCACAACTTCCGCTCTATACTTGGCTGCCCGACGCGATGGAAGGCCCGACGCCGGTCAGTGCGCTCATCCACGCGGCCACCATGGTTACGGCGGGCGTCTACATGATCGTCCGGAATCACGCAATTTTCGATCTGTCGCCCACCGCCATGACGACCGTCGCCTGGATCGGCGGACTCACCGCACTCTTCGCTGCCACGATCGGCCTAGTCCAGACCGACATCAAGCGCGTCCTGGCCTATTCAACCGTCAGTCAGCTCGGGTACATGTTCCTCGGCTGTGGCCTCGGTGCCTACACCGCCGCGGTCTTCCATCTGATGACCCATGCGTTCTTTAAAGCGCTCTTGTTCCTGTCGGCCGGGTCCGTCATCCATGCATTGTCCGGCGAGCAGGATATACGCAAGATGGGCGCGTTGAAGTCGAAGATCCCCTGGACACATACCCTCTTCCTCATCGGCACGATCGCGATCGCCGGAATCCCGCCCTTAGCGGGCTTCTGGAGCAAAGACGAAATCATGGGCCATGCGTTCGTGCATCATCACTATGTGCTCTATGGCATGGCAGCGGTCGGCGCATTCCTGACCTCGTTTTACATGTTCCGACTGACCTATCTCACGTTCTATGGCACCTCCCGGCTGGATCACCACACCGCGGAACACGTCCACGAATCCCCCATGGTGATGGTCGGGCCCCTCGTCGTGTTAGCCACCCTCTCCGTCATTGGTGGCTTTCCCGGTGTTCCGCCTGAAAACGGCTGGTTCCACCACTTCCTGCACTCGGTCGCAGGTGTGGCCGGGGAGGAGCACGCCACCGCGCCTGGGCTGATGCTCGGACTGATGGGCACGGCCACCGTCATTGCGCTCCTGGGCTGGGGACTGGCGCATTACTTTTACAGTGGGCCTTCCTCCGCAGCAGATGCACTCGCCGCACGGATGCCGGGCGTGTACACGACCCTGCTGAACAAGTACTTTGTCGACGAACTGTACGACCGGCTGTTCGTGGAACCGACCAAGCAGATCGGGAGACTTTGCGACTGGTTTGACCGTACGATCATCGACGGCCTGGTCCGATCTATCGATCGTGGGACAGACGCCAGTTCAGCGGCCATCACCTGGACCGAAAAACATGTGGTCTATGCCGGCTTGAACATCATCGGCTATGCGAACCACCTCCTGGCCCGCTCGTGGCGGCGGCTTCAGACCGGCATGGTGCATCAGTACGCGGCCATCATTGTGGCGGGACTCTTTATTCTCGTGCACCTCATTCTTTTGATTTGGACCGGAAGCGGTTCCAACGGGTATTTATCACGCTGA